The sequence below is a genomic window from Arthrobacter sp. U41.
GGCCCTGGCGACAAACAAGATGGGGTCGATTTTCGGCACCACCACCAGTGCCGTCACGTATTACGGCCGGGTGCGGCCGGACCTGCGCACTGCGCTGCCCATGGCGGTGATCGCCATGGCAGGGAGCTTCGGCGGGGCGGTGCTCGCGGCGAACCTCCCGGCGAGCGTGTTCAAACCGATCATCGTGGTCGCGCTCGTCGCCGTCGCGCTGTTCACCGCCTTCCGCCCCAGCGTGGGGGAGCTGACGAAACTGCGGCACAACGGCCACCGGCACTATGCGGTGGCGTGCCTGATCGGCGGCCTGATCGGCTTCTACGACGGCCTGATCGGCCCCGGCACCGGTTCCTTCCTGGTCATTGCGCTCGTCTCGGCCATGGGCTATGCCTTCCTGGAAGCCAGCGCCAAGGCGAAGATTGTGAACATGGCCACCAACGCCGGCGCCTTGCTGTTCTTTGTGCCGCACGGAGCCGTGCTGTGGGGTCTCGGGCTGGTCCTTGGCCTGGCGAACATGGCGGGCGGCTACCTCGGGGCCCGGACGGCCGTCAAGCAGGGGAACAAGTTCATCCGCATCGTGTTACTGGCGGTCGTCGGGGCGCTGATCATCAAGCTCGTCGCGGACATCTGGCAGGAGAGCTTCGCGTAGCAGCCGCGGCCGACCGGACCCCCGTCTGGAGGGACCCGTCTGAGGGACCCGTCCGGAGGGACTCCCCGGACGAAAGCCGCGGGCGTAGCATGCAGCTATGTCAGCACCTGAAGAAGGCTACAGCGACGCCCTGGCGGCTGCGGCCCGGCACGCACGCCAGTGGCTGGAGAGCCAGCAAACACGGCACGTCGGCCCGCGCGTAACCGCGGCGGACCTCGCCGCGGACTTCGGCGGTCCGCTGCCCCGGGACGGAACGCCGGCGGCGGAGGTCGTGGACTACCTGGCAACGAAGGCCGAGCCCGGGCTGATGGCCATGCCCTCCGGGCGGTTCTTCGGCTGGGTCATCGGCGGCACCCTGCCGGCGGCGCTGGCCGCAGACTGGCTGGTCAGCGCCTGGGACCAGAACGCCGGGTTACGTTTCGCCACCCCGGCGACGGCGGCCATCGAGGAGGCCGCCGGCACATGGCTGCTTGAGCTGTTGGGGCTTCCCGAAGAGTCCGACGTCGGCTTCGCCACCGGCGCCACGATGGCGAACTTCACCGGACTGGCCGCGGCGCGCTGGCGCCTGATGACCGACGCCGGCTGGGACCTCGACGTCGACGGTCTCTTTGGTGCGCCCCGGATCCGCTGCTTCGTGGGCCGGGAACGGCACGACACGATCGACCTCGGCCTGCGGTACCTGGGGCTCGGCAGGCCCACGGTGGTCCCCGCGGACCGGCAGGGCCGGATCAACCCGTGGGAGCTGGACCGCGCCCTGGCCGGCGCCGTGGAACAGGCGTCAGCCGCCGGAGCCGGCCCGGCCCCGCTGCTGGTCTGCCTCCAGGCCGGTAACCTGCACTCCGGCGCCTTTGATCCCTTCCTGGAGGCCATCGCCATCGCCAAAGCACACGGCGCCTGGGTCCACGTGGACGGGGCGTTCGGGCTCTGGGCCGCCGCCGTGCCGGAGCTTGCCGCCCTGACCGCCGGCCTGCAGGGTGCCGATTCCTGGGGCACCGACGCGCACAAGACCCTCAATGTGCCATACGACTGCGGGATCGTGGTGGTCCGGGATGCCCGGGCTCTGCGTTCGGCCATGGGCGTTCACACCAGCTACCTGATCCAGGACGCGGACGGCGCGGCGGACCCGTTCGAGACGGTTCCGGAGCTGTCCCGCCGGGCCCGCGGGGTGCCCGTCTGGGCCGCGCTGAAATCGCTGGGCCGGAATGGCGTCGAGGCCCAGGTCCGGGGGCTGGTGCTGTATGCCCGGCAACTGGCGGAGCAGCTGTCCGCGCTGGACGGCGTCGAGGTGCTCAACGACGTCGACTACACCCAGGTCTCGCTGGCCTTCGGCGACGACGCCACGACCCGTGCGGTCACGGCCAGGATCATCGAGGACGGCCGGGTCTGGATGTCCGGATCGCGTTGGCGGGACCGGGACATCCTGCGGATTTCCGTAAGCAACTGGAGCACGGACGACGCCGACGTGGCAGTCGCCGTCGACGCCATCCGGGACGCCCTGGCGGCGGTCCGCGGGGGCCCGAACTAGCCAGGGACTGAGGGTCAGCACTCCGTCGGCGCCAGAGTTAACCGGCGCCAGAACCAACCAGTGCCTCTGCCGGACCGGGGGCTGCGGGTCCGCCGCCGCTAGTGCAGGTCCTGGCCCGGCGCCGGCAACTCGTGCGGCGCCGGGAGGTCCGGCAACGTGCGGCCGGCGAGGGTGCTGGCCACCCAGAGCGACCGGGCAAGGTGGCCTTCGTGGCGGGGCTTCGAGGCATACCCGAGGGCGTTCTCCACCTCGCGGGCCAGGCTCCATTGCCGGGCCACCTCGGCGTCGAGGCCCGCGGCCAGGCTGAAGTCCCGGCAGCGCTCCAGCAGGCCCCGTTGCGGATCCGCCCGCGGGAGCTCAGGGATACGGTTCCACAGCAAGGGTGCCACCGCGAATTCCGCCTCGCCGATCATGGGCTGCGGATCGATGGCGGCCCAGCCGTCGGCCGGCTCCGGCGCGCCCTCGGGTGTGCGGCCCCGCGGTGCGCCGCGGTCGGGTGCGCCGCGGTCGGACCGGGCCAGGACATTCAAGAAGTGCAGGTCGGTATGGACCAGGACATCGCGTCCGGAGCGGCGCCCGACAGCCCCGCGGGTCTGGCAGACCTCCAGCGCGGCTTCCAGCAGCCAGCGCGGGAAAGGGCGGCCCAGCTGTTCCCAGCTCTCCGGCAGCTCATCGCTCCACTGCTCGGCGCGGGCTGCCACGTGGCTGAACTCCCGCCATTCCGGCCGGTCGTCCGGGACCAGGCTCAGCCGGCGGATCAGTCCGCCCCACACCGGAAGCGCCAGGTCCATCGGTGCGTCCTGGAGGGACCGGGCGGCGTCCAGGCGCTCCAGCAGCACCGTGCCGGCACCGGGGTCATTGGCCAGCAGCCGCACCGCACCGCGCCCGCTCCAGAGGGCCAGGGCGTGCGGTTCCAGAAGGGCTTCGTCGTGCGGAAAGGCGACTTTCAGGACGGCAGCCCCTGCCATTGCCGCGGCGGTGCTGGCGGCGGACCTCGTGCTGGCGGCGGATGCGGCCGTGGACCCGGTGTTGGTGCTGGAGACGGCTGTGGTCCGGGTGTTGGCGCTGGCGGAGCTGCTGGAGTCAGCGTCGCCGCCGGCGCGTTGGCGCACCGGGATCACGATGGCCCCGTGGCCGTTCCACGGCAGTGCGCCCGGCGCGAGGTCAAGCTCGAGCTGCCACTGGTCCAGGCTGTGCCGGATCAGCCGGGGGAGGGAGGCCAGCCAGTCGCGGCCGGTCGTGCTGCCGCTGTAGCGGCGGCTGAGGTCGGGCGGGATCGGGACGTCTGCGGACTGGCTCATCAGAACCAGCGTAGTTGCTTCCGGCCACCTTGAAACCCCGGGGACTTGGGACCTAAGACCGACGACCTATGACATGGCACCTGACACGGGCGGATTGCCGGATCGCGGGCCACCTCGTCAGACGGAGTGGAACGGCTGCGCGGCGGGCCTTCTCATCAGCCGGACTGGAACGGCTGACGGCGGGCCTTCTCATCAGCCGGCCGGGCCGGCAGGAACAGGACTATCAGACGGTGATGCCGCTGGCGCCGAGCCAACTGCCGATCAGGAAGGTCGCGACAAGCGCAGCGGCGCCGCCGATCACCACGCGGATGGCAGCCTTCATCTTCCCGCCGCCGCCGATCCACGCGCCGATGGCCCCGGTCAAGGCCAGCGCCACCAGCACCGCCACGAAGGTCAGCGGAACCCGGATGTTCTCCGGCGGCAGCAGGATGGCAAGCATCGGGAGGATCGCGCCGATCAGGAACGCCGCGGCGGAGGCGAACGCGGCGTGCCAGGGGCTGACAATGTCCGTCTCGTCAATGTGCAGCTCTGCCGAGAGGTGCGCGCCGAGGGCATCGTGGGCGGTGAGTTCCCGGGCTACCGTGCGGGCGGTCTCGGCGCTGAGGCCTTTGCCCTGATAGATGGCCGCGAGTTCTTCGAGTTCCTCTTCGGGCTGCTCTTCCAGTTCCCGGCGTTCCTTCTC
It includes:
- a CDS encoding sulfite exporter TauE/SafE family protein produces the protein MVSGLESIELSTLILIVVAGFAAGWVDAVVGGGGLIQLPAMLLVPGISPVQALATNKMGSIFGTTTSAVTYYGRVRPDLRTALPMAVIAMAGSFGGAVLAANLPASVFKPIIVVALVAVALFTAFRPSVGELTKLRHNGHRHYAVACLIGGLIGFYDGLIGPGTGSFLVIALVSAMGYAFLEASAKAKIVNMATNAGALLFFVPHGAVLWGLGLVLGLANMAGGYLGARTAVKQGNKFIRIVLLAVVGALIIKLVADIWQESFA
- a CDS encoding pyridoxal phosphate-dependent decarboxylase family protein is translated as MSAPEEGYSDALAAAARHARQWLESQQTRHVGPRVTAADLAADFGGPLPRDGTPAAEVVDYLATKAEPGLMAMPSGRFFGWVIGGTLPAALAADWLVSAWDQNAGLRFATPATAAIEEAAGTWLLELLGLPEESDVGFATGATMANFTGLAAARWRLMTDAGWDLDVDGLFGAPRIRCFVGRERHDTIDLGLRYLGLGRPTVVPADRQGRINPWELDRALAGAVEQASAAGAGPAPLLVCLQAGNLHSGAFDPFLEAIAIAKAHGAWVHVDGAFGLWAAAVPELAALTAGLQGADSWGTDAHKTLNVPYDCGIVVVRDARALRSAMGVHTSYLIQDADGAADPFETVPELSRRARGVPVWAALKSLGRNGVEAQVRGLVLYARQLAEQLSALDGVEVLNDVDYTQVSLAFGDDATTRAVTARIIEDGRVWMSGSRWRDRDILRISVSNWSTDDADVAVAVDAIRDALAAVRGGPN
- a CDS encoding aminoglycoside phosphotransferase family protein, with protein sequence MSQSADVPIPPDLSRRYSGSTTGRDWLASLPRLIRHSLDQWQLELDLAPGALPWNGHGAIVIPVRQRAGGDADSSSSASANTRTTAVSSTNTGSTAASAASTRSAASTAAAMAGAAVLKVAFPHDEALLEPHALALWSGRGAVRLLANDPGAGTVLLERLDAARSLQDAPMDLALPVWGGLIRRLSLVPDDRPEWREFSHVAARAEQWSDELPESWEQLGRPFPRWLLEAALEVCQTRGAVGRRSGRDVLVHTDLHFLNVLARSDRGAPDRGAPRGRTPEGAPEPADGWAAIDPQPMIGEAEFAVAPLLWNRIPELPRADPQRGLLERCRDFSLAAGLDAEVARQWSLAREVENALGYASKPRHEGHLARSLWVASTLAGRTLPDLPAPHELPAPGQDLH
- a CDS encoding VIT1/CCC1 transporter family protein, with product MDSQAVPIQHENEPHRNDIAHRLNWLRAGVLGANDGIVSVAAIVVGVAGVTTESGPILIAGTAGVVGGAISMALGEYVSVSSQKDSQQALIEKERRELEEQPEEELEELAAIYQGKGLSAETARTVARELTAHDALGAHLSAELHIDETDIVSPWHAAFASAAAFLIGAILPMLAILLPPENIRVPLTFVAVLVALALTGAIGAWIGGGGKMKAAIRVVIGGAAALVATFLIGSWLGASGITV